In the Pogona vitticeps strain Pit_001003342236 chromosome 2, PviZW2.1, whole genome shotgun sequence genome, actTAGATTTCATACAGTCTAAAGAAATGCTTTCTTGGCATGCAAAACTGTAATTTTCATCTGGTGCCTTGTTTCTTTGGAACCTTTCCATGGGGCGTTGCTATTGTTTCTTGCTTGGTTTCAAGGGAAATAACTAACACTCTTTCTGATTGGTATGGCTTTGGTTTTGCACTGGATTGGCTAGATGTTTAAATCCAGCTGGACCGGAATGATGACTCAATGATACAGCCTAGTTATAAAGTTATTTTCTACACGAAAGGTCCCTGCACACCCCAAACATAGAAGCATTCAGTATTTCAGAATTCCAGGAATAATTTCCCAATCCATATTAGCTTGCTCCAGATAATCATCTATTTGACATGGGCCAAAGGAGGTCAATGTCTTAGGGTTCTCTTCTCCAAAATTGATTTGCTTTGGCTCATAAAACCAAGGCTGATGCAATATTTACTCAGATTCGGAACAACCTTAAACAATCCCCATTGAGCTAGTTAAAAGAAAGATAAGATGTACAAAATTTCTCAATGTGAGCTGTACGTTCTCATATAATCTTTGCTTTCAGGGATCTCTTATTATCATGAAAAATCAGAACTGTTGTATCATATTCACCCAGCTATGAAAATAATAGGTCATAAGCAATGAGACTATACAATGGAATTCTTAGCAAATGTCCATGCAAATTGATCTGCTCACTCTGAACTTCATATACTTTGATTAAGACATGAAAACATCTTCTAAAATGAAGAACTTTTTAACAGTTACTTTTGAAGACTACAAATCCCTGAATCCTTCAGTCACTGAGGCCAACGGCCAGAGTGACTGGACATTCTGGCAGCTATAGTCTCAGGAACAATATGTTCTAGCTCTGCAAAAATGCATTCCTAGAACATTTGGATAAGAGAGAACTTAGGAAATGAGTTGTTCCACCTCATTCCCTTCATGCAAGAGGAATGCTTCTGGATCTGTTTCTGGATTTAGCTTATGGTGAAGAACAGAGATACCTGGGGACATTTCTCCATGTGTTCCAAAAGCTACCTGTTTGTCTGGCAATCTCCTCCATGCCTTTATAATTCATGAGATCAATCACatcatgttgtgtgtgtgtgtgtgtgtgtgggaaacaaAGCATTCACCTTGCCTTGTCTCATCACTACAACCTTGACGTCTTCCAAAGCCCTCCTTGAAGATACAGTAGTGCTGAAAGAGCTCCGTGATTATGAGTAATATCAAAGTTCTGCATTTCTGTGGGGCTTCAGgtagtgttggaaaagaatatatatatatttttgttggtGGAAAAGACTCTTTCCTTAAGAATTGACACTTGGGAGGCTTTTTGGGCATTTCAGAGAAATTAAGGGCACACAAACTGGGCATGTTTTCAGACATGAACATCTAAAATGCAAACAATTGAAGAAAAACATTCTTTAGTCAATGTGGGAAAGACAAGTATTAGATAAAATGTGTAGATATATGTACACTTAGAAGAACGCACAAAGACATTTGCCAAGTTGTATGGGGAAAGAGTATGGAGTCTCACGGTTTTATCTAGGACGAGGAAGTGAAGAAAATGCTGGTGGGATTCAGAAGAATGCAGCCAAAATTTGCAGTGAGAGAATGACACATTCTTAGCTCCAAGGAAGTTTTCTCTGCTTAGATGAAAGactggggaaagggaagaaacagACCATGATGTGAGTTGCAAGGAAGTGAGACATGTAGCTGCTAAATGCTAATCAACATGTGTTTAAAAGCGAGAAGTGAGAATGCTGACGATTTAGGCTGGGTAGAGAATGGGCTGTAACTCTACCATCCAGCCCCAACATTTCTGTGTTCCCAGTTGCACTGAGATATGTTTGCACATTTATGGCCATGATGCAAAAGTGATTTGTTAGACTACATGGAAGACTGTGGGCAGAACATCCTGAATGGCCACACTTACCTATAATACTTCACAAGTTTCAGCCCTGCACACAGTAAGCGCCTTGTGGTACtggcctccctctacctcacaaaggggggtcgatacgtcactctaaatcactcttcttttccactgccaccaaccattccctcaaataagtagcttcaggccaaagtatgattcaaaataaaaactcaggtttattgggtacaaataaaatgaatggtaaatcacttataattaaataataattcaatcactataataaaggcactagcatacacagactctcacaatatatcacagatctcctaactcctctctaaaccctatccaagccctatcaaagccctatcagtccctatctaaaatctctcacacactttcactcccatttatacaacagctccatcccttatgtcccaccctccatcacaccattggtagatgactcacagctttagcagtgacggacaggtgaggtcatagctgtatgtaacagtactgtggttaaactgcagtactgcagtcaacaTTCTGAATCCGATCCCAGGCTCAGGTGGCTTGaggttgattcaaccttccatccacccacattgagtacccagctcaccagGGTGAGGGGCGGGTGGGAaatgtgcataattaaattgttactAACCATTGTTCACATTGTTCCACATCACCACATATTACCTtcagtgtttccccgaaaataagacagggtcttacagtatattaatttttgctccaaaaaactcattagggcatattttcaggggatgtttcattttacactcatgtcatcttcttctggttgctgcacaatggtggagggcggggtttcacttaactggggcttattttgggggtaggggttatattacgagcattctgaaaaatcaaactagggcttattttcagggtaggtcttattttcagggaaacagagtatctGTAATGCttatctttcttcctttcatgttGCAAGACTGATGGAAGGGCTTGTTTCTATATTTTCAATGTGATCAGATCTGTTTTGGAAGAGAATAGTTATccgtaaaaaaaagagagagataaatgaAAAATGCAGCAAATAAATAGTGATATTTAATGCTATTTATTTGGCACCTTGTAAGCTGCTGGTTGGGGCATAATTTTATGGAAACACACCATACATATAAACAGATGCAGCTGATGATAATTCACTGTATGTGGGTCTGAGTTAAAACTAATAGTTTCATAGAAATTTCAAACTGGCTTCTAATAGCACTCATAGTACATGTACTCTTGGAAATGTTCCATTGTTCGTTATAGAAAATGAAGTTCCTCCCAGCCTCTCATGTATTTCTGGTATGTCATGCTCCATCAACCTTATATAATAtttgttgctttcttttcttttagatcCCTTCATTGTGAAGTGAAGGACATGCAGCCAACACAATAGACCTTTTATATTCAAAAAGTAGTATGAGAAAGTGTATGGAGAAATCAGACTCAATGCTTTTAAGAGACTTGTTCTAACATGCCCTTATCTAATAATCCAACAGAACTGTTAGCCTTTGAGGAAGAAAAATATCTGCATGAAACCAAAAGAGTTCCAAAATTAACAAACCCCTCCTTCCGCTTATAATTTTGGATCTGGAAAATAATGTGATTAGTTGTACAAATAGAGATTGGATTGAACAAATATGTCAGAATTATTTGGTAATTACGTAGTTATGATAAAAAGCTCTCCCTCATTCTTGATCTGTAGGTTTTGAACCAAGATATGGTGATCAAGAGATAACTAAGCATAAATTAGAGGCAGTCAGATTTACATCCATATCATGGGGATTCTAAGCTCAAAAACTATAGAAACTGGTTTCTATAACCATTGGAAATCAAGTCTTGGTGACCTGCAAAGAGTCTTGGTGACCTGCAAATCTGTGATTGAATATAAATTCTTATCGCATTAAGAGTTTATTGCATAAATAACAGGTTTGTTGTTAAAAGAATACTGTAAGGAACCCCTCTAGAGAGTATTCCACTAGGCAAAGGAGCCACTCTAGTTCCTATCTTTCACCACCCTTTGAACCCCAGGCTGGGTAAAAACCCAGAGGGTGCGGGAATTAGCATATATGGGCAAGCTTCTAATCTGGATTTTCACCTGTCCCTCTTACCGAGACAGAAATTCTCTTGACTGTGCCCTTTGAGGGTACACCAACCAAGACAAGGTAGACCACCCAAGATACTTAAATGTAACAAACATAGCCGTTTGGCCAGGCACCTTCTTTAAACACTCAACCCTTTCTCCCCCAAGTATCACACcttggtaaaatatttaaaagtccattaaaattatttttaaaagtaaaagaataCCCCAAAAGGCAGTTGTACAGCTTCAAAGCAATGCAAATGTATCAAGCAATTCATAAtcatgtggttgttgtgggtttttcaggctctttggccgtgttctgaaggttgttcttcctaacgtttcgccagtctctatggctggcatcttcagaggacaacactctttgctctggtgtagttggcttgggagtggagtattcataagtgctgtcctctgaagatgccggccacagagactggcgaaatgttaggaagaactaccttcagaacatggccaaagagcccgaaaaacccacaacaaccattagatcctggctgtgacagccttcgcgaatacaattaaTAATCAGATAATTAAGTGAGCTCTATGTGAAAGCAAACATCGTAAAATAATAAAAGGTGCCTATTCctacctaatacagtggtgccccgtatagcgaggttaatccgttccggattaaccttcgctatacgaaaacatcgctgtgcgggtaaggaaagcctattggaacgcattaaacttagtttaatgcgttccaataagcgtcgaaacttacccctccagcgatgttttcgcgtccggcagccattttggagccgccgatcagctgttcggtggctccaaaatgccgccggacgccccaatcgtcgcaaagcgagtgcggcgattggggctgatccgtatagcgatccccaaaaagggatccctatacggattcttcgttaaacggtgcgctcgttaagcgaggcaccactgtactgttttccAGTTAAGTAATCATGACTTCGCTCTCCCAGCCTGGAATAATGAAGGGAGACACAGATTGTGGGTAAATGCTGGGCCACGCTTTATTAATAAACCATACATGTCATTCTCCCCAAAGTTAAAGAGGGGGCCTGCCATAGTGTGTAATAATTTGCAACTGGGGTCTCTCAGGACCCCATTTGACAAACACGAGCGAGTCCCATGCCCCGAGATCTCGGGGTCCTGAGGTCCACAGACCCTCGGCCAGCACTAAACTTATCACCCCCAGACCTTGAGCCCCCATCCCATTGGAGACCATTGGTCCAGGACTGGCCCCAGCGCATTCTTCCCACACGCCCCcactgtaatctcatgatccgcagcactgggaggttGGACGAGCTATTTGCATTCACTGTATTCACCAGGGGACTCACCAAACCATCTCCATTCTGCACTACCTCCCAGTGTGACCAATCAATAACCCATCCATAATGTGCCTACACAtctgccagtgtgggataggtgaaaaatccccattaccaacagccaatcaggtaacagttcaaaaattcctatccagccccaaaaggcAACCGGTAAAATTCACACTAGAACcaacggtgggtgggtgggatgcaaGCCTTGAAACGAGGCCGAAAAGGGAATGGAACACGCTTTAAAAAGGGCACtcgctccccctcccctcccgggtCGCATTGCGAGATCCACGTGTCTCACTCTATCCTGGGAGGGAGGGCAAAAAAGCCCCGCCTGATGAAAAAATCTCTACAACAGCATTTCTAGATCTAATCAATCATCTTCAGGCAGACAGATGAAAGGTTAGTTAGCTAGACAAAAAACAGACATAGCATTCCCTAACTAATTCTTTTCTAGATCTTAAATCCATGTTCCTTCAACAAGATGTTATCCAATCAGGTTCAAGTCCTTTGTCCAGCAACTCCACCCCCAAAGTGTAACTTCTTTCAACCTCTCTTTTTAGTTCTCAGGATAGCATCTGCTGACAAGCAATTAGGAATGGAATATGGAGTTTAAAGTCAGCCTGGCAGGTCCTTGAAGCGGTCTGAAGCAGGGAAAAATACATCTTCTTTCTCATGCAGATAAAGTGCCACCTGTAACAGGCTGGCAAGGTGCAACATACACCCCCATTGGATTTTCTCACAAATACAACCTGGGCTTGTGTGGTCAAAGTGAAAGTTTTCATTTATAGTTTCTTCCTCATTCTCTGAACAAAGGAAACTAAAGTTTATGCAATCCAGTCAACAAACCAGGATATCAAACAAAGAACCAGCTGTTTTCTGTTCGCTACTCCTGAATCTGCCAACAGCTGATTTGTGTGGTCCTGCAATATTGTAGGAGAGATGAAATCTTCTCTCCAGAGCTGTATTagtctgcttatttatttatttatttatttatttatttatttatttatttatttatttatttcgccACCCAAtagtccttccttcctgtcttccttctcGAACactgaaaaatttaaaattatagacatATATGAAACACTATACAGCTAAAACTGCAAAAAATGTAAAAAGTTAAGATAATGCATACAGAAAAGATCTAGCAAATTTACAGTGcaaggcttctggaagtgaaggattggccagcTACGAACCATTGTCCACGGGATGCCCGCGTGTACTCTCAGTGCTTTTCCATAGTTAACAATCAACACATATAAGTTACAAATAATACCACACCGGTAtagtttttctcttctcttctgtagctatctctttgtgtttttaaaattaaaaagaggttTAGCCTTTCGGGGCTACAAAATAAGAGTCACAGAGGAGGACTGTGCTATTTACTGCAGTCAAAATGACAATTACTGTATTACTGCTTATTTCACAGTCCTTTATCACATGTTTGACATACATAGCCATTAACGAACAGATGATCATTTGTGGCTTTGGAAACTGGAATTTTCCTGGAAGTTATTGTGAAGAAGCTGGGAAATGAAAACAGAATGCGAAACCTTGCTTTGTTTTAACTCTCAACTCTGAAAACTGTAAGCAATTATTTGGTGTCAGGCACAGTTCCCATATGttactgaatccctgaaccccattttagcagataatgttaatctttttcatgttttcatgttttaatcttttaattgtattttaaatcatatattgtttaatttatcttttaatatttaacttattgtgtttttaaattacgtgaattttaatgttgtgagtcactttgggtcccttgttgggagaacagcggcatataaatcaactaaacaacaacaacaacaacaacaacaacaacaacgatgacgacaataataataataataataataataataataataataataataataataataataataataataataataataataataataataataataataataataataataataataataatttcagtcACTGGGCGATATTCTGATTTGTATTGCAGAATTTGGTGTGAATCAAACTTATAAAGACCTTAGCGAAATGAACTAGATAAGTGCCACAACGTGAAAAATCGCCCCTTGTTgtaccatttaaatttttttgatATCAAGGAGTTAGAATTTAAATCCAGGATCCCAGGTCGGAAACACTAAGTGCTAATGTGGATGATGAAGAGATTACAGGAATATTCTGGGTGGTAATGGCGATGGAGGTTGCCTGCTTCAGATGGTAATGACAGTTAGATGGTAAAGCAATCGGATTCAGTAttcaaagtaatgtttccaacctCCCAAGATCGTTGTGGAATGAAAAGCAcctcactgtgacaaacccagacctactgggatatgccacagtttcactaagctgccaccaaccattccctataagaagtcacacagaccagggatggatttttaacaaataaaagaacaaggtttattaaataacacacagggaaaaataaaatgatcaggtgaataagatacagtaacgtggcttagtctcaatcatacatacacacagtttggttcacacagaacacttaacttgaagcacagaccctgaacctatcagttctggctaaccatacagacacctgaacctatcaggttggtactgactgacacacagtagtaccctgtctgacacacagactcccactcaagcttcttctctcagctcttctccagcttctcctttctccacacacgctccacatatttatacagtacagcccctcctcctgatgtcccgccttccactccccataggatggaactttccctccaaacccatgacagacaggtaacatcagtgctgtatgtaacacctcccctctttataagttgttttgtagggggaaagctaaggtgcttttcaccaaaaaacaacctggacccaaaacaaacaaaaacagtcataataacatacaataccatacttacttatacttacactctaagttaaacatttaccattaacaatacatcaagttacctttattcatacaaaccaacatgtttaataaacagacacatttgactttttgtcatcaaaatatatacatagtccatgtttctttcgccgtcttcattcttcaggtcttcttgacaaggcgtcagcaacacagttcactgaccctctgaccaccttcacttcaaagtcatagtcttgcaggtttaaagcccacctcataagtttactattgtgggttttcattgtctttaaccattgcagtggtgaatggtcagtgcacagaataaaatgtcttccccagatgtaaggcttggccttctggatcacgtagactatggccagacactccttctccacggttgccaaatgtctctcacctttctggagtttcctactcaggtaggacactggatgctggtcaccattctcatcctcctggcaaagaaccgctcctaccccgctgttagacgcatcggtgtagatgatgaactcccggtcgaagtctggagcacgcagcactggatagttgatgagcgcctgcttcaacctctggaacgcctcctcacagtcgctggtccacgggatgcggtcatcagccttcttcctcgtcagatcggtcagcggagctgcaagctcgctaaacctcgggatgaactttctgtagtagcccaccaacccaagaaatgatttgacttttctcttggtgttgggtctaggccaatcacgaactgcttctatcttagcctctaggggttttatcactcctccccctactatgtgacccaagtcttttatttctgggctacccagctgacacttgctctttttgcagggcctaggccaaagcactccctcccctgggttaaagtgcctctccctgccttcctggtcatcccaagttttctttctgaccttttgagcttgcagggtctctgctgctagctctaggtttctctttaagtcattccttaaagtgtctatatatgtcacaacatcttgtgggtcatcctgggtgatctgctcccaattttgtttgatcaaatcaaggggccctttcacccttctcccaaataaaagttcaaacggactgaacccggtactggcttgtggcactgatcgataagcaaacaaaagggattgcagcttctggtcccaattgtttggattctctgccaagtaagccctaatcatgcgcattagagtcccattgaacttctcagttaacccattactttcagggtgataggcagtggtttccttgtgcttaattccacagatttgccataaccgtttcatgagcttcgatgtgaacgatgcgcccaaatctgtgattatttctgaggcaaatcccatcctggacatataccccaccaaggcatctgccactgtgttagtttcaatgttagtcaagggaatggcttcagggtacctcgtggcatggtccacaatggtgagaatgaacctgttccccctctttgtggccttgggcaaaggtcccacaatatccacccctatacatttgaacggagtgtcaatcacaggcaaagggcacaactttgctttggtcctgtcgcggctattcccctgcctttgacacacgtcacattgtttacagaattctttgatctgcttccctatttcaggccagtaaaaattctgtgtaattctctgctgtgttttgttcacccctaagtgcgcagcaaacatgtcagagtgccccctttgtaagatcatggggcgatacttttcaggtaccactagctgacttctgatcccatctcccccttttgagatattcctcagggtctctctatccaaaatcccctttttctctagaaatctcactggggtttcaggtgttagctgggcgtctgtcacctgttcaaaacacttttggagagtggcgtctgccttttgctcttggccaaatcggctgtctgtggttaaggtttccaccacagcttctgaactcccctctgcttccgtctctggctcatcattacccccctgaactgtccccgtggtggcttgtgaacgtgtaatcactagcacccgtttcacatgttcagccaggtcatttcccacgagcacggctgctggcagagtcgatgaaatcgctagccgccaaactcccctccagccttgaaagttcacaggtacctccgctactggcagtgagatcacctgcccctcaatccctgccaccttcaggctctcatttgggattatatattccctaggaataatatctggatggcacagggtcacctgggaacaagtgtccctcagcccccgatactgatggtcaagtattcctatgtccacccctgcggtttcaaacaactgagaatctgttctcacgagcaagcagcgcttgacctccacaagaggaccattttcctcagcctgatcagcagatgtaactgttccagattgagtagccatggcaacaggctccctcagtgacaaggagctttgctctttctggacacagaacacagcttttggcttggttccactcgaatcctgaggcacaattccttttagctgctttaatttctcacactctgagattagatggccctttccctgacagaaataacattttctgctatattttgagtctttctcatcttgttttggttttccctccaaaatctgaggtcttggtttcatgtctgagggcttcccttcaccatgggcccctcccccttgctggcttttccctggtccctgagagtacttgctgtaggtttctttgggttttcctacagatttctcctcacctaagggctttcttatctggtaaataaaatctgcgatctcggctgcttctgccacagatttcggtttcctttccctcacctggaatttcagttccccatgcaggactgaatagaactgttccagcgctatcaagtctttgagctgctgaaaggtctctgtcccctcctgagatagccat is a window encoding:
- the LOC144586383 gene encoding uncharacterized protein LOC144586383; this encodes MPLTRSQMAEMGEVKDPQVDQGSEDEFGSVQGDSTGEQNPELRKMLIAQQHELRVREMEEREREKQRQFELGLEREKIALEKERMAFELRKLEMMNQNNNNNRDSEGGQLSKADLKKFPVYHKGDCPEVFFSLVERAFVDFSVRETEKMTIMRSLISGSLAEVYAEMPQELMKDFAEFKKLVFARHGINAEQLRQRFRSITKKPEQTFTQVGAQLVRLLEKWLSQEGTETFQQLKDLIALEQFYSVLHGELKFQVRERKPKSVAEAAEIADFIYQIRKPLGEEKSVGKPKETYSKYSQGPGKSQQGGGAHGEGKPSDMKPRPQILEGKPKQDEKDSKYSRKCYFCQGKGHLISECEKLKQLKGIVPQDSSGTKPKAVFCVQKEQSSLSLREPVAMATQSGTVTSADQAEENGPLVEVKRCLLVRTDSQLFETAGVDIGILDHQYRGLRDTCSQVTLCHPDIIPREYIIPNESLKVAGIEGQVISLPVAEVPVNFQGWRGVWRLAISSTLPAAVLVGNDLAEHVKRVLVITRSQATTGTVQGGNDEPETEAEGSSEAVVETLTTDSRFGQEQKADATLQKCFEQVTDAQLTPETPVRFLEKKGILDRETLRNISKGGDGIRSQLVVPEKYRPMILQRGHSDMFAAHLGVNKTQQRITQNFYWPEIGKQIKEFCKQCDVCQRQGNSRDRTKAKLCPLPVIDTPFKCIGVDIVGPLPKATKRGNRFILTIVDHATRYPEAIPLTNIETNTVADALVGYMSRMGFASEIITDLGASFTSKLMKRLWQICGIKHKETTAYHPESNGLTEKFNGTLMRMIRAYLAENPNNWDQKLQSLLFAYRSVPQASTGFSPFELLFGRRVKGPLDLIKQNWEQITQDDPQDVVTYIDTLRNDLKRNLELAAETLQAQKVRKKTWDDQEGRERHFNPGEGVLWPRPCKKSKCQLGSPEIKDLGHIVGGGVIKPLEAKIEAVRDWPRPNTKRKVKSFLGLVGYYRKFIPRFSELAAPLTDLTRKKADDRIPWTSDCEEAFQRLKQALINYPVLRAPDFDREFIIYTDASNSGVGAVLCQEDENGDQHPVSYLSRKLQKGERHLATVEKECLAIVYASGS